Below is a window of Oscillatoria salina IIICB1 DNA.
GGGAAAAAATAACTAAAAACCTAAAATCACATCTATTCATTATTCATCTAGGGGTTTGATTATCATTCGTTCAGAAAGTTACACCACAGCGCGCAGCGCTGTGGTGTTGGCGTTAGACGTTCGCTCTTATTTGCGTAAATAGGTTGAACTAAGCCGAAGAGTCACCTCTGCGACTTAGTTCAACCGCTCTACCCCTTAATGCCCCGCCAGAATTTTTGACAACTGCACCAGAAGTGGTCTTAAATGTTGGAGATTCTCTGGTTGATCGCGCTCGGGCGAATGACCCGGATGCCGAGAAAGTAACTTACAATTTAGTCAACGCACCTTCTGGCATGAGCGTCGATGCCGATGGCGACTCTTTAACCTATTCCCTAAATAACGCACCAAGCACGGTTACGATTGATGCAGAAACAGGGCTGTTGAGTTGGACTCCAACTACAGTCGTCGATAACCTTGAATTTGAGATTAAGGCGACAGACGATCGCGCTGCCTCCACTGTACAAAAAATTAATCTGACGGTAAATCCCGCACCTTTATTGCCACCTTTGAATTTAGATACGGTTCCCCAAACTGCGGTGAAAATCGGCTCGGCTTATACTTATCAATTACCATCGGGTTTCAATTATCATCTCACTGCCGCTCCAGAGGGCATGACCGTGTCTGAAAGTGGTTTAGTGAGTTGGACCCCACACAAAGTGAAATCGGTCTTCACGATGTCGTTATCGAGGTCACAGACAACAATGGCGATCGCGTCACCACCTTCGACTATTACTCCGATGGCAACGTAAAAAACATCGAAGACGATTTAGGCAACAAAGGCAGCTACACCTACTACCCTAACGGTAACATCAACAGCGAAACAGTGACTGTTATCACCACCGAAGGGGAGCAAACAGTAGAGACTACCTGGACTTACGATACTGAAGGTCGAATTGAATCCCTCACCGATTCCGATAACCAAATCGAATATCGCTATGACAGCAATGGTAATTTAATTAAAGTCATTGAAGGTTCGGATGAAACTGAATACCGCTATAACCAAACGGGACAACTTGTCGAGACGATTTATCCCGACGACACCCCAGATAACTCTGATGATAATCCCCGTGCTATAACCGTTTACGACCGAGGGGGTAGGGAACGAGCAAATATTAGTTCAAACGGTCGCGTCACCCAGTTTGAATATGATGCTGTAGACCGCTTGACGGCAACGATTTATCCCGACGACTCGTCAAATCAAGTCGAACAGCTAATCGCAGCGATCGCTCCTGACCAAACTCCCGAAACAATCGACTGGACGACGGTCATCTATCCCGACTCGACTCCTGCTTATCTTGTGGGTCGCCCTCGTACTAGCACTGAATATTATCAGAACGGTTGGGTTAAG
It encodes the following:
- a CDS encoding putative Ig domain-containing protein, yielding MTTAPEVVLNVGDSLVDRARANDPDAEKVTYNLVNAPSGMSVDADGDSLTYSLNNAPSTVTIDAETGLLSWTPTTVVDNLEFEIKATDDRAASTVQKINLTVNPAPLLPPLNLDTVPQTAVKIGSAYTYQLPSGFNYHLTAAPEGMTVSESGLVSWTPHKVKSVFTMSLSRSQTTMAIASPPSTITPMAT